A stretch of Ischnura elegans chromosome 4, ioIscEleg1.1, whole genome shotgun sequence DNA encodes these proteins:
- the LOC124158244 gene encoding circumsporozoite protein-like yields MDRPGGKKTSKSSNGGGGAAAAGGGGGAGGTAPAGGAGGGGAGGGGGPGGGGSGDDPKAPGAPAGKDEGKEGKDGAGEDQPAGAKPSSAGANLLANLREMANRVLNFSLKSDWPPVEGALKNMDRLVAQGATAEDGGPALPLAGLMDPVRHNLTHIHRASLTALCRDKGPTAPCPIMF; encoded by the coding sequence ATGGACCGGCCCGGGGGCAAGAAGACCTCCAAGAGCAGTAATGGGGGCGGAGGTGCGGCCGCTGCCGGCGGCGGGGGCGGCGCTGGGGGCACCGCCCCCGCTGGAGGAGCCGGGGGCGGCGGGGCGGGAGGCGGCGGAGGCCCCGGGGGCGGCGGCAGTGGCGACGACCCCAAGGCCCCCGGGGCCCCGGCGGGGAAGGACGAGGGCAAGGAGGGCAAGGATGGCGCCGGGGAGGATCAGCCGGCGGGCGCCAAGCCCAGCAGCGCCGGCGCCAACCTGCTGGCCAACCTACGGGAGATGGCCAACCGCGTGCTCAACTTCTCCCTCAAGTCGGACTGGCCGCCCGTCGAGGGCGCGCTCAAAAACATGGACCGATTGGTGGCGCAAGGTGCGACGGCCGAAGACGGGGGACCCGCACTGCCCCTCGCCGGACTCATGGACCCGGTACGACACAATCTCACTCACATTCACAGGGCCTCGTTGACCGCGCTATGTCGGGATAAAGGCCCGACCGCGCCATGTCCAATCATGTTCTGA